In the genome of Litorilinea aerophila, one region contains:
- the ureC gene encoding urease subunit alpha, whose amino-acid sequence MTLQIPRQTYADLYGPTTGDRVRLADSALIIQVEHDYTVYGDEVTFGGGKVIRDGMGQRSAATRAQALDLVITNALILDHWGIVKGDIGIKDGRIVKVGKAGNPDTMAGVDPELVIGPSTEVIAGEHLIVTPGAIDSHIHFISPQQVYEALSNGITTMLGGGTGPATGTNATTCTPGAWNLARMLQAAEAWPVNFGFLGKGNAADPAPLAEQLEAGACGLKLHEDWGTTPAAIDTCLRVAEEYDVQVAIHTDTLNEAGFVEDTIAAIAGRTIHTYHTEGAGGGHAPDIIRIAGYPFVLPSSTNPTRPYTVNTVAEHLDMLMVCHHLNPQVPEDVAFAESRIRAETIAAEDILHDLGVISIIASDSQAMGRVGEVVTRTWQTAHKMKVQRGPLAPDTDRHDNFRAKRYVAKYTINPAIAHGIAHEVGSIEPGKLADLVLWKPAFFGAKPEMVIKGGLIAWSVMGDANASIPTPQPVLYRPMFGSFGQAIAPLSLTFMSQAAVAAGVPQALGLRKPVVAVARCRGIGKADMVHNDAMPDIQVDPETYEVRVDGELLACEPAASLPLAQRYFLF is encoded by the coding sequence ATGACCCTGCAGATTCCACGGCAAACCTACGCGGACCTCTACGGCCCCACCACCGGCGACCGGGTGCGCCTGGCCGATTCAGCGCTGATCATCCAGGTGGAGCACGACTACACCGTCTACGGCGATGAAGTCACCTTCGGCGGCGGCAAGGTTATCCGGGATGGGATGGGGCAACGCAGCGCCGCCACGCGCGCGCAGGCCCTGGATCTAGTCATCACCAACGCCCTGATCCTGGACCACTGGGGCATCGTCAAAGGCGACATCGGCATCAAGGACGGCCGTATCGTCAAGGTGGGCAAGGCGGGGAACCCCGATACCATGGCGGGCGTGGATCCCGAGCTGGTCATCGGGCCATCCACCGAGGTCATCGCGGGGGAACACCTGATCGTCACCCCGGGGGCCATCGACAGCCACATCCATTTCATCTCCCCCCAGCAGGTCTACGAGGCTCTTTCCAATGGCATCACTACCATGTTGGGCGGCGGCACCGGCCCCGCCACGGGGACCAACGCCACCACCTGCACCCCCGGCGCCTGGAACCTGGCCCGCATGCTCCAGGCCGCCGAGGCCTGGCCGGTCAACTTCGGCTTCCTGGGCAAGGGCAACGCCGCGGATCCGGCGCCCCTGGCCGAACAGCTGGAGGCCGGCGCCTGCGGCCTCAAGCTCCACGAGGATTGGGGCACCACGCCCGCGGCCATCGACACCTGCCTGCGGGTGGCGGAGGAGTACGACGTCCAGGTGGCCATCCACACCGATACCCTGAACGAGGCCGGCTTTGTGGAGGACACCATCGCGGCCATCGCCGGCCGCACCATCCACACCTACCACACCGAAGGCGCGGGCGGCGGCCACGCGCCCGACATCATCCGCATCGCCGGCTACCCCTTCGTCCTGCCTTCATCCACCAACCCCACCCGCCCCTACACAGTCAACACCGTGGCCGAGCACCTGGACATGCTCATGGTCTGCCACCACCTCAACCCCCAGGTGCCGGAGGACGTGGCCTTCGCGGAGAGCCGCATCCGGGCCGAGACCATCGCCGCCGAGGACATCCTCCACGACCTGGGGGTGATCAGCATCATCGCCAGCGACTCCCAGGCCATGGGCCGGGTAGGCGAGGTGGTCACCCGCACCTGGCAGACGGCCCACAAGATGAAGGTCCAGCGGGGGCCTCTGGCACCGGACACGGACCGCCACGACAACTTCCGGGCCAAGCGCTACGTGGCCAAGTACACCATCAACCCGGCCATTGCCCACGGCATCGCCCACGAGGTGGGCTCCATCGAGCCGGGCAAGCTGGCCGACCTGGTGCTGTGGAAGCCGGCCTTCTTCGGCGCCAAGCCGGAGATGGTCATCAAGGGCGGCCTCATCGCCTGGAGCGTCATGGGGGACGCCAACGCCTCCATCCCCACGCCCCAGCCGGTCCTCTACCGGCCCATGTTCGGCAGCTTCGGCCAGGCCATTGCCCCCCTGAGTCTGACCTTCATGTCCCAGGCTGCGGTCGCGGCTGGCGTGCCCCAGGCCCTGGGCCTCCGCAAGCCGGTGGTGGCGGTGGCTCGCTGTCGGGGCATTGGCAAAGCCGACATGGTGCACAACGACGCCATGCCCGACATTCAAGTGGATCCAGAGACCTACGAAGTGCGGGTAGACGGCGAACTGCTGGCCTGCGAGCCGGCGGCCTCCCTGCCCCTGGCCCAGCGCTATTTCCTCTTTTGA
- a CDS encoding urease subunit beta, translated as MIPGEILVDEQAGPIRANAGRDTVTVLVAHTGDRPIQVGSHFHFFEVNRALRFDRRAAYGMRLNIPAGTAVRFEPGDVKEVTLTSLAGDRVVTGFNGLVQGPLDDPAVRAAALAKAAQRGFLNDSPES; from the coding sequence ATGATCCCAGGCGAAATCCTTGTGGACGAGCAGGCGGGCCCCATCCGGGCCAACGCCGGCCGGGACACCGTCACCGTGCTGGTGGCCCACACCGGCGACCGCCCCATCCAGGTGGGCAGCCACTTCCACTTCTTCGAGGTCAACCGGGCCCTGCGCTTCGACCGCCGGGCCGCCTACGGCATGCGCCTGAACATCCCGGCCGGCACCGCCGTCCGCTTCGAACCGGGCGACGTGAAGGAGGTCACCCTGACCTCCCTGGCCGGGGACCGGGTCGTGACCGGCTTCAACGGCCTGGTCCAGGGCCCACTGGACGACCCCGCCGTCCGGGCCGCCGCGCTGGCCAAGGCCGCCCAACGGGGTTTTCTCAATGATAGTCCTGAGTCCTGA
- the ureA gene encoding urease subunit gamma — protein sequence MHLTPREQEKLLIFVAAELARKRQARGLKLNYPEAVAILTAEILEAARDGRTVAEIMSYGATILRREDVMDGVAEMIHEVQVEATFPDGTKLVTVHDPIR from the coding sequence ATGCATCTGACGCCGCGTGAACAGGAAAAACTGCTCATCTTCGTGGCGGCCGAACTGGCCCGCAAACGCCAGGCCCGAGGCCTGAAACTCAACTACCCCGAGGCCGTGGCCATCCTCACGGCAGAAATTCTGGAAGCGGCCCGGGATGGCCGCACCGTGGCCGAAATCATGAGCTACGGCGCCACCATCCTGCGCCGGGAAGATGTGATGGACGGCGTGGCCGAGATGATCCACGAGGTACAGGTGGAGGCCACCTTCCCAGATGGCACCAAGCTGGTCACCGTCCACGATCCCATCCGCTGA